In Heptranchias perlo isolate sHepPer1 chromosome 16, sHepPer1.hap1, whole genome shotgun sequence, one genomic interval encodes:
- the b3gnt9 gene encoding UDP-GlcNAc:betaGal beta-1,3-N-acetylglucosaminyltransferase 9 — protein sequence MRLRRKGDLICTLLLLTAFCILLYIQMHSETPRLDKHENQRESGIKRYVMLQSTKATSQPVFTTSATESERICQPDQRMEIGKVQVTTSPTSDLLPWNYRQYLLQKDCREFNQIINQKDKCRKVQGEPLLLISIKSRVEEFERREVARKTWAREDRVHGLQVRRLFLLGIPANQSALASWSRLLEHESRIHQDILLWDFQDTFFNLTLKEIHFLKWVDQFCPAAEFVFKGDDDVFVNVENIADFLQDADPKEDLFVGDIIYQALPIRSNKSKYFIPEMMYGPGVYPVYAGGGGFLMSGHTAKRLYRASKEVELFPIDDVFLGMCLLRIGLEPLSHEGFRTFGIARPSAAPHMQTFDPCFYKELMVVHSLRVPEIWLMWTLLHDPNLSCARKGSMKRPFRWRLKRKATSASPRKLRH from the coding sequence ATGAGACTGCGGCGGAAAGGAGATCTAATCTGCACGTTGCTCCTGCTAACAGCATTTTGTATTTTGCTTTACATCCAAATGCACTCTGAAACCCCGCGGCTGGACAAACACGAAAACCAAAGGGAATCGGGAATCAAGAGATACGTTATGCTGCAAAGCACTAAGGCTACATCTCAACCggtcttcaccaccagcgcaacgGAGTCAGAGCGCATCTGTCAGCCGGACCAGCGGATGGAGATTGGAAAGGTCCAGGTGACCACATCTCCAACATCAGACCTTTTACCCTGGAACTATCGCCAGTACCTCTTGCAGAAGGACTGCCgggaattcaatcagatcattaaTCAGAAGGACAAGTGCCGGAAGGTCCAGGGGGAACCGCTCCTGCTGATTTCCATCAAGTCCAGGGTGGAGGAGTTTGAAAGGCGTGAGGTGGCTCGTAAGACCTGGGCCAGAGAAGATCGGGTCCATGGACTCCAGGTCCGCAGACTCTTCctcctgggaatcccggccaaCCAAAGTGCTTTGGCTTCGTGGAGCCGCCTGTTGGAACACGAGAGTCGGATCCACCAGGACATCCTGCTGTGGGATTTCCAAGACACCTTCTTCAACCTGACGCTCAAGGAGATCCACTTTCTGAAATGGGTGGACCAGTTCTGTCCCGCGGCAGAGTTTGTGTTCAAAGGGGACGATGATGTCTTTGTGAACGTGGAGAACATCGCCGATTTCCTGCAGGACGCCGATCCCAAGGAAGATCTATTTGTTGGAGATATTATTTACCAAGCCCTCCCCATCAGGTCCAATAAGAGTAAGTATTTCATACCAGAGATGATGTACGGCCCGGGGGTTTACCCCGTCtatgcagggggtgggggtttcCTCATGTCTGGACACACAGCAAAGAGGCTCTACCGCGCCAGCAAAGAGGTGGAGCTCTTCCCCATCGACGATGTCTTCTTGGGGATGTGCCTGCTGCGGATCGGCCTCGAACCCCTGTCTCACGAAGGATTCAGGACCTTTGGCATCGCCCGGCCCTCTGCGGCTCCTCACATGCAGACGTTTGACCCGTGCTTCTACAAGGAGCTGATGGTGGTCCACAGCCTCAGGGTGCCCGAGATCTGGCTGATGTGGACCCTTCTGCACGACCCCAATCTGAGCTGCGCTCGCAAAGGGTCGATGAAGCGCCCGTTCCGGTGGCGGCTCAAGCGAAAGGCAACGTCCGCCTCTCCAAGAAAATTAAGACACTGA